In Heyndrickxia vini, the sequence ACTTCCTTTAAGTGACATGTCATTTTAATTAAACCATTAATAAAATCGTCGTTACGTGTAATTTATATAAATTTAAAATGGAATAAGGGAAAGCCCCATTGCTGAGTTTAAACGAACGTACTATTGCGTTTAAACCTCATTATGGGGTTTTTATTTTTGCTTAAAATATATTTGGAGGAATCTATGTGATATTAAATAAAAAGGTTTATGATGCGCTTTACGAAGAGCTAATGCTAATTAATGAAGAGAATTATCAAGGCAAATTTTATGTAACAAATGTTAAGGATCTAGAAGAGCAAGCGTTGCAATTTTTAAGAGACGAAAATTACATTGATGAAAAGGACAAAGATATTGATGAAAACCTTTCCTTGAAAATATCTTGGAAAGGGGAAGGCATGTACTGTTTTTCTGGGCTTGGATTCATTCATGAATATTCACTTAAAAATGTTATCGATCTTTTCGAGACTGAAACTGAGGTAAGCCACAAAATATTTTTAGGTGACCATAATGAAATTGAGAAGGCAAAGAGTAAATTCACAAATGTATATGTCGAATGGAATATAGATATTTTCAGTCAAACCTTCTCTATCAAAGAAATTATTGAAGATAAAAAAGCCATCAATAATTCAAGATCCCTTAGCAATAAAGCAAACAGTCAACAAAAAAATTGCGAATTAGAAAGTATTAAGGAAATGGATAATGACATCTTTTATGAGTTTTTAAAGCAGTATAACAAACACTTGCTAACTTCATAGAGGACGAAAAACCCGATGGCACATTTTCATCTAGAGAGTGTGCCTTTATCTTATGTAAGTAAAAAAGGAGAATAGGAATTTGAAATTATATTATTATTTATCTAAATCGAAAAAACGGCGTATTCAATTAGAAAGCATAGATATATACGCACTTCTTTTCTTGAACGAACAGGGCATATTATCACAACCTCAGTTTTATGAATTTTACTCTCTCTTAAAACATATAAGTGATGCTGCTTTCCGTAGAAAAATGAGTCGGTGGGACAATGCTAATATCATAGAAAAACGCAAAGAAAAAATGCAAAATGGATATGAAATGGCAATTATCAACTTAACACCTGCAGGTCAAACAATTCTCAAAAAACTCGGCTACTTGGGTATGGAAGAAAAACTGAAATATCAGGCAAAGAGCAACTTAGATCATACCCTCGCTATTAAACAATCTGTTATAGAAATTTTAAAATGCATTAGTCAAAAAGAGCCTTTTTATATTGCTGATGGAGGAAAATATGTTATTCCGTTCAGAGAAGATAACGATGAAGATTTAGAACAACCTATTATTATCTTTAAGAAGCAAAATTACGGTAATGACTTTATTCCCTCTTTAAAATCATTATCCCAGTACAATGCTACTTTCATCGACAGACACAGAGAATTAGGTGTGCCGCAATCTTTTATCCCACAGGAATTCACCCTTATTAATAAGCAACTTGGTGATAAGACTGGATTAATACCAGATTGGATATTCAAAATTAGAGACACATACCTCTACATCGAAGTGGATAGTGGAAATGAAAAAATAAAAACTAAACGTGATCATACCAATACGATAATCGAAAAGCATGATGTTAGATCTATCGAAGGAAAACTGTACCGATATGAAGAGTTGGCTAAGAACGATAGAGAGCATAACCACAAAGTCATCTTCGCTTTAATGGATGATAGTGATGTGGTAATAACCAAGAACATCCATAGCAACAAAGACATTCGTATTGCCAACTTAAAACATGAAATTGCTCATATGAACGACTACAATGACTGGAAAATTGGGGTTTATGTTAGCGGTATGAAAAGATTTTACACAGTTTTTGAAGCAGTATATCTAGAACTGATCAATAACATAAAATCATATAACTATGAAGTTTACAAAAATACATTTATCACTTTAATTAAGGCAGGGTTGAAACCAAATTGGAAAAATTTAAAGTTTATGGTTGTCGCTAAACACTTTTATCCAACTCTTGGCATATCGACAAACAGTCTAAACTTCATTCCGGATTTTTTGTTTAGATACTATCAGGATACAGAAGATAAATACGAACAATACTTTATTCCTGTATTTATTAGAGAAGGAAACGTAAAAGACATGGAGAGGTTGGCTTATTATACAATTCCTACAGCAAATGGCTGGTTTAAGTATAATGCAAAGATCTTGGCATTGTATGAAAGAAAAGATGAACTATTTAATGATGTCATTAGGAAAACAAAGAAAGTAAACACCAATAAGATAACGAGAGAAATAGTTGATAATAACGGAATGGATATAGACAATATAGTATTCGCTGCTATAGATGAAATATCCAACGGTAAACTCCTTCTTTACAATGCTAATAAGAAGCAAATCGATAAAAGCCAGTTATTCTAGTCTAATGAATAACTGGCTTTTGTATATACTTCTTCCTAAAAAGTTCTCCATTTTGGTGTACTCTCTTTACCTTATGTACATCCGCTGTTAGCAATTATTATGGATTTCCCCCCTAACATATGTATTATCAGCGCATTCATCTTAAAAAGTTCTCCATTTTAGTGTACTCTCTTTACCTTGTGCATTTCGTTAAAAGGTTTTATTGCTAACAGACAATTTATGTAACTGAATAAAATAAGAGTGCGATAATATCTATTTTCGCACTCTTTTTGACAAAGGTATATAGAGTTCCCTAACAAGTTAAAATTACATTTTTTTATTATTTTTCCGTTCTTGTAATTGGTTTCAATAATTCATTAAAATTTGAGTATATTTTATTTTGTACCTCTTCAAAACTCAATTTCCAACTTGCTGCCAAATATGCTATGACATTTCTTACATGTTTAGGTAAAATTGTATCACCATTAACTTTTGCAAATGGACCATCTGTTTCAGTTAATATCCTATCTCTAGGAATTTTATTAATGATTTTAATACCATTCACATTAGTTGTCATAGATGGATTTATTGAAAAATAATGTCCCGACTTAACTATTTCACCAATGAGATTTAATGGCCCTGTATACCAATGAAAAACACATGGTTGCATGTTATATTTCATTAACATTTCTAAAACAGCTTGTTCAGCTTTTCTTGAGTGAATCGTTATAAACTTAGGTTTTGTATTTATTTTCCTAAGTATAGATTCAAATACTTCAATCTGTAAGTTTTGATTATATTGCCCTTTTTTTGTAAAATCTAAGCCAATTTCACCAATATAAGAGGTTTTATCCACATTTCTCTCGAATATTTTAAGTTCATATTCGTGATTTTGTATGTGTAATGGATGAAATCCTAAAGCAAGCCGTATGTTTCTATACCTTAAAATATGAGGGTAGCCGATTTCAAAATGACTAGGTAAATTCGTAACTGCTATTGTTTTTATTCCACTCTTTACTGTTTCCTCACATGTTTCATGGGGATTTTTATATAAGTCGACGTGGCAATGGGTATCAACCATTAAACTCTTTCTGGAATAATCCTGATTTTTCATTGATTTTTTGATTTCCTTTATCTTTTAATAAAATTTTTAATTCTTCCATAGCTCTATAAATCATTTCTGAATAAATAAAAAGTTCATCGAGTGCTACTCTCCCATTTGATATTAATATCTGAGAGATATCTTCCGATGTATATTTTTTTCTAAGAAAAGATAAAAATGCTCGCAGATCCTGTTCTGATTCACCATTAGAGTCAATGTCGACGCTTTCTGAACAGATATCAACACCATATACTTCATCATCTGCATTTATAGTATGTAAAGCTGCTCTTCTATAAATGCAAGGTACACACCTTCCACATCCTTTAGCATGACGATTTTGCCATGTTGCAGTATGTCCTCGTTTACCACAAGATACACTTAAAGGGATACACTCCTTTAGTAAACGTTGATTTAAACAATTCGCTACAGCTTCGCCTTTAGTACTGTAGCTCAACGGATTCGTAAGTTTATTTTCTATGTTTAGTTTATTCAAAATTTCTTGTATGCTGGATAAAAAGAAAGGATGCGCTGTCCTAGTACTACAAGAACCTCTTCTAGAAGGAGTTAGAGGTACATTAAGTGCAATTACTCCGTTTTCAGGTATCATTAATGAACCGGTTGCATCAACACTATTACTTACGAAGAGTCCTAGAGCAATAAATAATAGGGATCTACTTCTTAGGGAAGTTTCTTCCCCTCCGTGAAATTGTCCCACTCTAACTTGTACTAGTTCTATCCTACCTTCGTATTCAGACTTCAATAAATCAAATAATAAGTCTTGATCTGTTTTGGGTTGAGTTATATGCCTGTCATAATGACCTACTAGAGCAAGACCTTTTCCTTGGTTTTCTTCTAACCAATTAATTACACCAATTAGTGAATCCAATCCCCCAGAAAATAAGCTTGTCTGTTTTGGAAAGGAATCGTCTAGTTCATTACTATTGTCATCAATAAAAACATTTTCGTTAAGTTCAATAAAATCAAATTTCCAATTATCACCTGTCAAAAAAGATACTGCATTTCCGATTTCTTCTTTAACTGAATTAAATAATTCAAAATTCACTAAAGGTATTTCAATACTTAGGTCTCTAGTCCAATTATCTCTGAACCTTTTTCGACTCACAGATTTATCAATTGAATAAACGATGGTGGAGAAAAAAAGAAAGTCTTTAATAGTAGAAGATACCGTTCTGTTAAATTTCACTAATTTAGTGAAATCAATGTCTAATTCTACGTTATTTCCTAACTCATCACTAATAATTTTGACATCCTTTATGCCATTCCTTTGAATCTCTCTTGAGGTTATTTGAATTTTATATTTCATTATTATCCCCCATAAATTGTTAATGTCCTATGTAAAATATCACTACAAATTCCATTAAGGTCTGCTGAACCCCAATCAGTTAAAGTTAGAGATTCTTCTGAATTCATTAGCTGTACTTCTGAGGTAATATACTCAAAGATACCTGAAAGGAAAGACTCTGCTTTTATATCTCCAACCCTTGTTACCAGCCTTTCATAAAAAACACGGCAAAATTGTTCATATAAATAGTAACTGAAAAACTTCATTAGAATACCCTCAATTTCAAACTCATCTATTTTTTGTTCCAGCATACTGTTCAATTCTTCGACATTTGTTGCATCATCAAATAATTCCTCCATCAACCTAGAAAGAGCATTCCTCGAATCAGCATCATCTAATGATGTTGCTGATTCGCTAAGAAAATCAGTTAGTGTAAGTGTGAATTCTAATACGTCCATTCCTTTATATGAATTTATGTGTAATCGATGTACAGCTTCTTCAAAACCGTATTGCTTCACATCGGAAAGGAATCTAGACAATTTACTGGCAGTTCTTTGAGCGGAATTACTGCTTACAATACCTTTTCCTTGACTAATATTTCTACTTCCACCATTAGAATTAATATATTTTCTAATTATTTCTCTTGATTGTTCTGAAGTGGGTTTACCATCACGAGCTAATCTTGTAATATCACTTTTTAAATCGCCCCACTGGGGAGTAGTGGGAGCATCATATCCAGTCGAAGTACCCATTTTATTTTTTCCTCCTTTCAGACGCTATTATAGCTTTACCTATACGAGTATCCGGCTTGTCTTTTAGAATGGTAATCAGTGATTCCAGTTCGGATTTTAATGCTGGTTTTGTATTCATCAATGTTAAGATTGCAATACCCTCACTTGCTGGAGCTAATTCGTGATTACATTCTTTAATTACTCTGCAATAAGTTGAGACACTTCCCTCGATGTCATTTTCAACTAGTAATCTTATACCCTTGTATAACGCAGATTGATCAGGATTACGGACTGCATTTGTTGCTATTATATCCAATAACGAGGCTCGTTCTTGCTCAGAAAATCCCTTTACTGCCTCTATAGCTTGATTTTGCTTAGCAGATATATCTGATATAAGATCCTTTAGTGCTATCCTTACAATTGGAGAAACCATGGATAGACCACTGAATGTCGAAGCTAATTTATCACGTGCTACCCAGAAATAATCCCGTAAATCAATATCCGAAAGATAAGGTTCCATTGATATCCATTTTCTCATAAATGAAGTCGACCAATTTGGATCTACTTTTTCTACTTCCTCTGATTTACTGTTAGTTTGACTTAAAGCTACTTCTAATACTTTTATTTGTTCAGGCAATCCTTCTTGTGTTGCTTGCCACTCAAATAATTGTCTAAACTCTCTTGGATGTGAGTACTCTAATACCATCAACTTTACCAATATATCGTCTTTTATTTCTTCTAAAGATGCGACCTCTGCCAGTTGTTTTCTAAGTGTATAAGCATTTAAGAATCTCTTAATTTGTCTTGGATTACCATTTAAACCTTCAGTAATTAATTGAGAAATCGAAGAACAGAAACCAAGACTATTAGATAGAGTTTCTGGTACTGTTGTACCCTGCTTTGTGAACACTTCGTTTACGGAAGAATAACCAAATGTAGCATATCTATTCTTCTGTCTCTGTTCATTGCAATGAGTATATACAGAATCAAACATTTCTGCTTCCGTGATGTCTCTGTTACAGAATAATAACGTCATGTAGGATTCAACTTCAGCTGGTGACAAACGAGGAACATAGTATGGAACCTGTATTAATTTCTCTAGATAATCATTAATTAATGTGTCAGAAGATAGTCTATTATTTTCTTTTTTGTCAAATTCAACAGAATTATATCGAACTTGTATAGCGTGTCGTACTATTCGCGGATCTGCACCAATGACAAATGATGTATTGGGAACATTTAAAAATAGTTTAATAGCTTCTAGATTATCAATAATTCTTTCAGGAGAACATCTATCTAAATCGTCAATTAATACCACTAAAGAATCAATATTACACTCTTCTAATAGCTCAGAAAATCGTTCTCTAAAAGTACGAACATCCATATGAATAGAGTCAGGTTGCCTCTCATTTATAAATTCATTTAGAGGTAATTCGGACTCTTTTTTTTCTTCTGATCCACCTTTTTCATCTTCACTTTGACCGGGCAATAATGATTTAGCTTTTGAAACTGCTGTCGGTATTAAGCTAGCACCACCAGTTAAGTAAGCAGCCAATGCAGGTAACCCAACTTCTTTGACACTAAATTTTGCAATTCTCATCCAATTAACTGATTGTATTAGATCACTTACTTTTTCACGCATTTTTACGGTCAGCTTTTTTTTCTCAGCAATTTGATTTAATACAGAAGTCAAAATTGCTGCCTTAGCATCGTCATAACCCTCAAATAACCATCCATTGAAATAGATACATAATATTTTTTCATATTTTTCTTTGTCTGCTTGTTCGGTGTAACTATTAGGGTCTAAATCATGTTCAAGCATTTTCATAATGCTAGTCTTTCCACTACCCCAATCTCCAAACAAACCTATCGTAGTAGGTAGTAGATTTGGATTTGTCACAACAGATTTAATTAAATCAGAGTGAACCTTAAAGCCTAGAAAGTCAACTGCTGTTTCATTATCTGCCCACATTTTCCGACACCCCTTTTGTTATATTTATCCATATAATCTTATCAAAAATTAACCAATAAAGGTTTAAATTATAAATTTTTGTCACTTTTACTCAAAATTATTACTTATTATCCCCTATTCGTAATCTTAACCCTTTTCTTTAACTCCAAAAGAAAAGTCATATAACATTATGTGTAATACAGTATTTATTAAAAAAGAGTGCGATAATGGTAATTTTCGCACTCTTAATCTAATTTCAATTTACTAGTATTAATTCGATAATATTATTTACTTTCTTTCTCTACAATTCATCAAATTAATATTTACTAAGCATTGATTCATTCAAATATTTTCGATTATTTAATACCTCATTTTGAGAAAAAAAGAGTTTTTATATTAAACAACTTTCTCTCAAACTAGATTCCAATGATTTGTTCCATCTTCACTTCTTCCACGATATTATCTTGATTTATCACATAAACATATACCGATCCATTTAATTCTTGATAATCATTTAATTCCAATTGTTGTGAAAGTAATTCTATAGACGGTGTTAATAAAATAAAACGTGTATTACCCTCTGCTTCTTCACTTGTGAAATCGACTAAGCCAAACGCATTCTTAACACGGATGTTTAATCGACCGTTTTGATATTCATACTCTTTTACAACTTCTATGAAATCTTTTGGAATCACACGCGCAGCACTTTCAATTGGTTGTACATGCAGTTGTGTAATCGGCTTAATGGATTGTAACTGAATACTTCTCTCCCTTTCAATATTTTCAAGTCGCTCTTTACTACGTTCCTCCAAATCTTCAATTTGAGTATAGGTTTGGTTAATTAATGCGCTGTTTTTATTATTTAAGTTATCAACTAGATAATTAGTTACTCTTTCCTGTAGAGCTTGCATTTGTTCATCAAACGAACGACGCAAATAAGTACTCTTTCGGTTTAAATAATCATCGCGTTTCATTTGAACAGATTGAAGTATCTTTTTCGCTTGAAGAATCGATTCTTTTTTAAATGATTTATCTTCTGTACCTACTGTATTGATTAATTCAAATTGCTTTTGGAATAGAAAATAAGGATCTACTTGAATGAACTCCCCAGTTTCCCTTTTAGCTAATAACATTAACTCTTGTTCTAATTCTCGTCCTGTACCATCAACTACACTAATACGGCTAATTTCTAATGTTAATGGTTCACTAACATGTGTTTTTACTGTACAAATTGGTAAAGCCACTTGTTGTAACTCTTGACTCGCTAATTCCATTGCTAATTTTTTTAATGGATGGTCATTTTGTAATATTGATAACTCTTCTGTTTGTTTATCTGGTCTTAATGTAAACCGTAATGATTCATCAGTTCTTAAAGTATATTTTCGCTTCTTAATTAGTTCACGAATATTTTTAGGGAAACGATCAATTCGAACTGTATTACCATCATTCGAGATATTTACTTTAATTCGTGTTTCCTCAAACTGTTTTACTACAAACTCACCATAGACTCGCGGAGGCATACTGTTAATTGAAATTTCTTGGTATGCACGTCTTGCACCCGGTAAATCAAAACTGGAATCATCTAAGCGTTCTTGTTTTGCTAATTCTAATAATCGTTCATGCTCCTCAGATAATGTTCTTTCCATTTGTGCAATTAGCTCATCTAAATTTTCACGACCACTAATCGCTTCCTCCATTAGGTGAGATAAATCGATATTGTTTTCTTCTAATACTTCACCAATAAAATCATAGACTTGATCTTGTCCTAAATCGGTGCGCATTTGTTCCATCTTATCAAGTAGACGAATCAATACATCTCCTTCACGTGTATTCTTCGCAACAAGATTAAAGACGAATACTTCATTCTTTTGCCCAATACGATGTATACGTCCCATACGTTGTTCTAAACGATTTGGATTCCACGGAATATCATAGTTTATCATTTGATTACAGAATTGAAGGTTGATAGATTCTCCCCCAGCATCTGTAGCAAGCATAATTTGGACATCATTTCGGAATCGCTCCACTTGTTCACGACGTTGATCCATCGAAAAGTTTCCAACGATTTTTGTGACTTCAGGGACATGCTGCAGGAGCTTTTGTTCAAGGTAATATAAAGTATCTTTGGATTCCGTAAAGATAAGGATTTTTTCTCCTTTGGAAAGCAATCCATCCGGACCGAATAATGTGTTTTCAAGTTCTAAATATTTACGTTCAATATCTTGTTTTACGAGCATCTCTGCTTTACGAACTAAACCATCTAGAATCTCTATTTCTAACTTTAGTTCCTCTATATCAATAACATCCGTTTCCCCTTCAACTAAAGTCTCAATTTCTTCCTGTTCGTCTATTGAAAGCTCATCGTATTCAAATGGCTCAATTGATTTATTGGCCGTTAACTCAGACGCTAATAA encodes:
- a CDS encoding replication-relaxation family protein; translation: MKLYYYLSKSKKRRIQLESIDIYALLFLNEQGILSQPQFYEFYSLLKHISDAAFRRKMSRWDNANIIEKRKEKMQNGYEMAIINLTPAGQTILKKLGYLGMEEKLKYQAKSNLDHTLAIKQSVIEILKCISQKEPFYIADGGKYVIPFREDNDEDLEQPIIIFKKQNYGNDFIPSLKSLSQYNATFIDRHRELGVPQSFIPQEFTLINKQLGDKTGLIPDWIFKIRDTYLYIEVDSGNEKIKTKRDHTNTIIEKHDVRSIEGKLYRYEELAKNDREHNHKVIFALMDDSDVVITKNIHSNKDIRIANLKHEIAHMNDYNDWKIGVYVSGMKRFYTVFEAVYLELINNIKSYNYEVYKNTFITLIKAGLKPNWKNLKFMVVAKHFYPTLGISTNSLNFIPDFLFRYYQDTEDKYEQYFIPVFIREGNVKDMERLAYYTIPTANGWFKYNAKILALYERKDELFNDVIRKTKKVNTNKITREIVDNNGMDIDNIVFAAIDEISNGKLLLYNANKKQIDKSQLF
- the qatD gene encoding Qat anti-phage system TatD family nuclease QatD, which codes for MKNQDYSRKSLMVDTHCHVDLYKNPHETCEETVKSGIKTIAVTNLPSHFEIGYPHILRYRNIRLALGFHPLHIQNHEYELKIFERNVDKTSYIGEIGLDFTKKGQYNQNLQIEVFESILRKINTKPKFITIHSRKAEQAVLEMLMKYNMQPCVFHWYTGPLNLIGEIVKSGHYFSINPSMTTNVNGIKIINKIPRDRILTETDGPFAKVNGDTILPKHVRNVIAYLAASWKLSFEEVQNKIYSNFNELLKPITRTEK
- the qatC gene encoding Qat anti-phage system QueC-like protein QatC: MKYKIQITSREIQRNGIKDVKIISDELGNNVELDIDFTKLVKFNRTVSSTIKDFLFFSTIVYSIDKSVSRKRFRDNWTRDLSIEIPLVNFELFNSVKEEIGNAVSFLTGDNWKFDFIELNENVFIDDNSNELDDSFPKQTSLFSGGLDSLIGVINWLEENQGKGLALVGHYDRHITQPKTDQDLLFDLLKSEYEGRIELVQVRVGQFHGGEETSLRSRSLLFIALGLFVSNSVDATGSLMIPENGVIALNVPLTPSRRGSCSTRTAHPFFLSSIQEILNKLNIENKLTNPLSYSTKGEAVANCLNQRLLKECIPLSVSCGKRGHTATWQNRHAKGCGRCVPCIYRRAALHTINADDEVYGVDICSESVDIDSNGESEQDLRAFLSFLRKKYTSEDISQILISNGRVALDELFIYSEMIYRAMEELKILLKDKGNQKINEKSGLFQKEFNG
- a CDS encoding KAP family P-loop NTPase fold protein produces the protein MWADNETAVDFLGFKVHSDLIKSVVTNPNLLPTTIGLFGDWGSGKTSIMKMLEHDLDPNSYTEQADKEKYEKILCIYFNGWLFEGYDDAKAAILTSVLNQIAEKKKLTVKMREKVSDLIQSVNWMRIAKFSVKEVGLPALAAYLTGGASLIPTAVSKAKSLLPGQSEDEKGGSEEKKESELPLNEFINERQPDSIHMDVRTFRERFSELLEECNIDSLVVLIDDLDRCSPERIIDNLEAIKLFLNVPNTSFVIGADPRIVRHAIQVRYNSVEFDKKENNRLSSDTLINDYLEKLIQVPYYVPRLSPAEVESYMTLLFCNRDITEAEMFDSVYTHCNEQRQKNRYATFGYSSVNEVFTKQGTTVPETLSNSLGFCSSISQLITEGLNGNPRQIKRFLNAYTLRKQLAEVASLEEIKDDILVKLMVLEYSHPREFRQLFEWQATQEGLPEQIKVLEVALSQTNSKSEEVEKVDPNWSTSFMRKWISMEPYLSDIDLRDYFWVARDKLASTFSGLSMVSPIVRIALKDLISDISAKQNQAIEAVKGFSEQERASLLDIIATNAVRNPDQSALYKGIRLLVENDIEGSVSTYCRVIKECNHELAPASEGIAILTLMNTKPALKSELESLITILKDKPDTRIGKAIIASERRKK
- a CDS encoding helicase-related protein — encoded protein: MIEGDAEMLKVGEIIKGSFWPEIVEIKHFEEIDDDLFLVESIGRKTNKYYEQYLDRAQLAQLENIQDEESSFNSERLQHYLQYYILKTEDKFSKARARGNKKIIPLPHQIEAVYSRMLQSPQVRYLLADDPGAGKTIMSGMLIRELIARQAAERILILVPPLVLKQWQEELKDKFGEEFTIVNRSLLNSSSEVNPFESHDKIIASIYWASREEIKAYILKAQFDLVIVDEAHKMAAYTHGVKKRKVNRTKIYQLGESLLRHTEHCLLLTATPHKGDKENFRHLMSLVDHDIFSRLNTGDSIYEKSNPFVIRRLKETMKNFDGTPLFPKRTTTTITFDLSYGEQELYEDVTAYAREHFNRAKQNNKPNVAFAMMILQRRLSSSLDAIYLSLKRRKEKLEDLLASELTANKSIEPFEYDELSIDEQEEIETLVEGETDVIDIEELKLEIEILDGLVRKAEMLVKQDIERKYLELENTLFGPDGLLSKGEKILIFTESKDTLYYLEQKLLQHVPEVTKIVGNFSMDQRREQVERFRNDVQIMLATDAGGESINLQFCNQMINYDIPWNPNRLEQRMGRIHRIGQKNEVFVFNLVAKNTREGDVLIRLLDKMEQMRTDLGQDQVYDFIGEVLEENNIDLSHLMEEAISGRENLDELIAQMERTLSEEHERLLELAKQERLDDSSFDLPGARRAYQEISINSMPPRVYGEFVVKQFEETRIKVNISNDGNTVRIDRFPKNIRELIKKRKYTLRTDESLRFTLRPDKQTEELSILQNDHPLKKLAMELASQELQQVALPICTVKTHVSEPLTLEISRISVVDGTGRELEQELMLLAKRETGEFIQVDPYFLFQKQFELINTVGTEDKSFKKESILQAKKILQSVQMKRDDYLNRKSTYLRRSFDEQMQALQERVTNYLVDNLNNKNSALINQTYTQIEDLEERSKERLENIERERSIQLQSIKPITQLHVQPIESAARVIPKDFIEVVKEYEYQNGRLNIRVKNAFGLVDFTSEEAEGNTRFILLTPSIELLSQQLELNDYQELNGSVYVYVINQDNIVEEVKMEQIIGI